A region of the Paracoccaceae bacterium genome:
TCCTGCAGTCGGCGTGGTTCCGTCCGCACAACGTGTCCGAGGAACTGCCGGGCCTGTATCTGGTGGGGGCAGGCACGCATCCGGGGGCAGGGCTGCCGGGGGTCGTCGCCTCGGCCGAGGTGCTGGCGCAGATCGTGCCCGATGCCGCCCCGCGCGCCCGTCGGGCACCGCGCGGCGGCGTGCCGGGCGCACGGATGGCCGCCGAGTGAGGGCGGTGGCGATCCCCGCGGCCGATCTGGCGGCCTGTCGCGCGGCAATCCGCACCGGGTCGCTGTCGTTCCATGCCGCCTCGCGCCTGCTGCCGCCATCGGTGCGCGACCCGGCCCTGGCGCTGTATGCCTTCTGCCGGCTGGCCGACGACGCGGTGGACGAGGGCGCCGAAGCCGAGGGCGCAGACAAGACCCGTGCCGTCCTGGCGCTGCGCGACCGGCTGGACCTGGTCTATGCCGGGCGCCCCCGCAATGCACCCGCCGACCGCGCCTTCGCCGCCGTGGTGGACGGGTTCGCGATGCCCCGCGCGCTGCCGGACGCGCTGCTCGAGGGGCTGGCCTGGGATGCGGTGGGGCGGCGCTATGACACGCTGTCGGGGGTTCTGGACTATTCCGCGCGCGTCGCGGCGGCGGTGGGCGCGATGATGTGCGTCCTGATGCGTGCCCGCGCGCCCGACACGCTGGCGCGGGCCTGCGACCTGGGGCTGGCCATGCAGCTGACGAACATCGCCCGGGACGTCGGCGAGGATGCGCGGGCGGGGCGCCTGTATCTGCCGCGCGACTGGCTGGCGGCGGCCGGCATGTCCGAGGCCGCCTTTCTGCGCCGGCCCGAGCCCACGCCGGCGGTGCGCGCCATGGTGGCGCGGCTGCTGGCCGAGGCGGACAGGCTGTACATCCGCGCCGGGGCCGGGGTGGCGGCGCTGCCGCTGTCCTGCCGCCCGGGAATCGAGGCGGCACGGCGCATCTATGGCGCGATCGGAACCGAAGTCGCGCGTGCCGGGCATGACAGCATCACCCGCCGCGCCCGCACGGGGCGGGGCACCAAGCTGCGGCTGGTCGGGGCCTCGGTCCTGTCGGCGGCGGCGGTCGCGGTGATGCCGCGCGCGGCCGTCCTGCATGCGGCGCCGGAACCCGAGGTGGCGTTCCTGGTGCGGGCCGCCGCGTTGCCCGCGGCCCGGGCCAGCCGGTCGGAGACGCTGCTGTCGGTGCTGGCGCAGCTTGAGGCGCGCGACCGGGCACGGCGCGGGTCGGGCGATCGCGCCGCCGTCTGACGCTGTCAGGGCCGGGGTTCGAGCACCCGGTGCAGCAGCGTGTTCAGGAAATCGCCCGCCTCGGCAAAGGGATCGTGCCCGGGGCCCAGGACCGCGCGCACCTGCACGTCGAAATCCGCATAGTGCTGGGTCAGCGCCCAGATCGAGAAGATCAGGTGATGCGGCGCCACGCGGGCCAGCCGCCCCTCGTCCATCCAGCGCGACAGCAGCGCGGCCTTGTCATCGACCAGCGTTTTCAGATCGCCCTCGATCGCGGCGCGCATGCGGGGCGCGCCCTGCAGGATCTCGTTGGCGAACAGGCGGCTTTCGCGCGGATAGTCCCGCGCGAGATCGAGCTTGCGGCGCGCATAGGCCAGCACCTCGTCCACCGGGTCGCCCGACGGGTTCATCGCGCGCAGCGGGTCGAGCCAGGTATCCAGAAGCTCGGTCAGCAAGGCCTGGTGGATCGCTTCCTTCGAGGGGAAGTAGTACAGCAGGTTCGGCTTGGACAGGCCCGCCACCTCGGCGATCTGGTCCAGCGTGGCGCCGCGGAACCCGAGCGCCGAGAACACCTCGAGTGCCGCATCGAGGATCGTTTCCCGGTTCTTCTGCTGGATGCGTGTGCGCGGGCGGGGTAGGGGCATGTCGGCAGCCTTTGGGGATTCGGGCCCGGCCTTGACGGCACGGGGCGGGATGCTAACGTGGCCTTGACCGTCCGGTCAAACGCTTCGCCGGGCGCCCCCCATTTACCCGACAGGACCCTGCCATGGCGCTCGACCGCAAGCCCACGCCCAACGACCTGAATGCCTTCTGGATGCCGTTCACCGCGAACCGGCAGTTCAAGAAGGCGCCGCGCATGTTCGTGGGCGCCAGGGACATGCACTACACCACCAGCGACGGCCGTCAGGTGCTGGACGGCACGGCGGGCCTGTGGTGCTGCAACGCCGGGCATTGCCGCCCCAAGATCACCGAGGCGATCCAGCGGCAGGCGGCCGAGCTGGATTACGCGCCGGCCTTCCAGATGGGGCATCCGGTGGCCTTTGAACTGGCGAACCGGATCATCGACATTGCGCCCAAGGGCATCGAGCATGTGTTCTACACGAACTCCGGCTCGGAAAGTGTTGAAACCGCACTGAAACTGGCGATTGCCTATCACCGCGCCCGGGGCGAGGGCGCCCGCACCCGGCTGATCGGGCGCGAACGCGGCTATCACGGGGTGAACTTCGGCGGCATCTCGGTGGGCGGGATCGTCAACAACCGCAAGGTGTTCGGCACGCTGCTGGGCGGCGTCGACCACCTGCCGCATACCCATGTGCCCGACCAGAACCGCTGGACGCGCGGCCAGCCCGAGCACGGCGCGCATCTGGCCGACGATCTGGAGCGGATCGTGGCGCTGCACGGGGCCGAGACCATCGCTGCCGTGATCGTCGAACCCGTGGCCGGGTCGACGGGCGTGATCCTTCCGCCCAGGGGATACCTGGAAAAGCTGCGCGCGATCACGCGGAAGCACGGCATCCTGCTGATCTTCGACGAGGTGATCACCGGGTTCGGCCGCCTGGGTGCGCCGTTTGCCGCGCAGTATTTCGATGTGCTGCCCGACATGATGACCACTGCCAAGGGCCTGACCAACGGGGTGATCCCGATGGGCGCGGTGCTGACCACGGCCGCGGTGCATGATGCCTTCATGCAGGGCCCCGAGCACATGATCGAACTGTTCCACGGCTACACCTATTCGGGCAACCCGATCGCCAGCGCGGCCGGGATCGCGACCCTGGAGGTCTATCGCGAGGAGGGCCTGTTCGAGCGTGCTGCCGCCATCGCCCCCTATTGGGAAGAGGCGCTGCACAGCCTGCGCGGCCTGCCGCATGTCATCGACATCCGCAACATGGGGCTGATCGGTGCGGTGGAACTCGACCCCATCGCGGGCGAGCCCACCAAGCGTGCCTTCAGCGCCTTCCTCGATGCCTATGACCGCAACATCCTGATCCGCACGACCGGCGACATCATCGCCATGTCGCCCCCGCTGATGATCGAGACGCATCACATCGACACGCTGATCGGCACGCTGGCCGATGTGCTGAAACGGCTGCACTGAGGCGGGGCCGTTCGGCACAACGGCGCGCAACGGTTGTGCAGGGCGGCGTGGTGCATTGAACCTTGCGCCCGGAATGACGACATGGGGCGCAAGGCACTCCGCACCGACCGGGGCGGCCGGGCGGAAGGATGGATACGGATGACCGAGGCGCGCGTGCAGCGACGGCTGGCGGTGGTTC
Encoded here:
- a CDS encoding phytoene/squalene synthase family protein, which codes for MPAADLAACRAAIRTGSLSFHAASRLLPPSVRDPALALYAFCRLADDAVDEGAEAEGADKTRAVLALRDRLDLVYAGRPRNAPADRAFAAVVDGFAMPRALPDALLEGLAWDAVGRRYDTLSGVLDYSARVAAAVGAMMCVLMRARAPDTLARACDLGLAMQLTNIARDVGEDARAGRLYLPRDWLAAAGMSEAAFLRRPEPTPAVRAMVARLLAEADRLYIRAGAGVAALPLSCRPGIEAARRIYGAIGTEVARAGHDSITRRARTGRGTKLRLVGASVLSAAAVAVMPRAAVLHAAPEPEVAFLVRAAALPAARASRSETLLSVLAQLEARDRARRGSGDRAAV
- a CDS encoding TetR family transcriptional regulator C-terminal domain-containing protein, coding for MPLPRPRTRIQQKNRETILDAALEVFSALGFRGATLDQIAEVAGLSKPNLLYYFPSKEAIHQALLTELLDTWLDPLRAMNPSGDPVDEVLAYARRKLDLARDYPRESRLFANEILQGAPRMRAAIEGDLKTLVDDKAALLSRWMDEGRLARVAPHHLIFSIWALTQHYADFDVQVRAVLGPGHDPFAEAGDFLNTLLHRVLEPRP
- a CDS encoding aspartate aminotransferase family protein, producing the protein MALDRKPTPNDLNAFWMPFTANRQFKKAPRMFVGARDMHYTTSDGRQVLDGTAGLWCCNAGHCRPKITEAIQRQAAELDYAPAFQMGHPVAFELANRIIDIAPKGIEHVFYTNSGSESVETALKLAIAYHRARGEGARTRLIGRERGYHGVNFGGISVGGIVNNRKVFGTLLGGVDHLPHTHVPDQNRWTRGQPEHGAHLADDLERIVALHGAETIAAVIVEPVAGSTGVILPPRGYLEKLRAITRKHGILLIFDEVITGFGRLGAPFAAQYFDVLPDMMTTAKGLTNGVIPMGAVLTTAAVHDAFMQGPEHMIELFHGYTYSGNPIASAAGIATLEVYREEGLFERAAAIAPYWEEALHSLRGLPHVIDIRNMGLIGAVELDPIAGEPTKRAFSAFLDAYDRNILIRTTGDIIAMSPPLMIETHHIDTLIGTLADVLKRLH